The nucleotide sequence GATAACAGAATATGATAAAGCTTTCCGTCGCTTTCCGTGAGTTCACCTATCTTTGTTCTCATTCCCCCTTGATCTTTCAAACTTCATTAACCTTTGCCCTGCTCTACGCTTTTGATGTCATCCTGTGATGCACCCTTCAGTGCATAAGTATCAAACGCCGGCGTATCCGGTATCTTCACCTCCACACTTGTAATCCTGCAAAAAGCAGCATCAGCTTTCATAAGGCTCATATCAAATACATGACCGCCGCATTTTTTATCTTCCGAAAGGAAATGCAGGTGCCATCCCGAAGCGTTTATCCCGTCCATATAGTCGGGAAAATACACGCAGACAAGAATGCCCCTGATATTTTCAAAAATAAATGCCTTCTGTGTCACGCTCAGCGCATCCTTCAGAGTCACATGATGCGCTTTCGTTCCGGACTCCGACCTTGCATCTATCTTGGAAAACTCGCCCTCGATCCGAACCGCATACATGGAATTCAGTCCGAAATCCTCCTCGATCTTCAACGTCAGCCATTCCTTCAGTTGGCTGATCGTATCTGTTTTCTCCAATATTTCCTGTCTCTGCGGCTGAAAACGGCAGACTGCAGCAAACGGGACACCCCTTTCATTCTCAGCAGGAACCACCTCCCCATTATTTTGGGCACGGTAACATTTTCCATCTAATACGATCATTTCACCATCAACATCCTCAAATGTTCCAAGCCCCATATCCCCCTGGGTAAGCAGTTCTTCCACAGTTATCACGGATTTTGAAAATCCAAGCGATAAAGCCTGCAAGGTTGATACCTGATAAAATTTCCCATCGTTATGATTCATCATAGTTACCGCCTTTACTCTGAAAATGTTTACATTTGATACCGGATATGCATATGAAGTCTGTTATAAAAAAATTATAGCAATTTTAATCAGCCGCTTCAACATCATAAACTGCCCTCAATCATAACTTGCTTTTGCAAAAAAACATTTTTTCCTTTTCAATTAATGTATAATTACTCCAAAAGTGTTTCTTATGGATGCACGAAAATTATAGGGAGGATACTGATATGTCCGGATATGATTTTGATTCGTATACACTTTATGAAATAAAAAAACGCAACGTATATTCTGTAAAAATCAGGGTAATCCTGAAAGAAAAAATCAATGGTGACATTCTCAGAAAATCTGCTGAAAGGGCATTCAAACGATTCCCATATTATTGCCGGACTGTCAGTGTGAATGATGAAGGAGCCTATATACTTGAGCCATGTGACAAGCCGATCACAGTTACTGAAGGCAACACTGTAGTCCGGCTTGGAACTGAGGAAACAAACGGGCTGCTTTTTGCCATAACTTATGAAGGTGATGATATTTATTTTAATTTTGCCCATAATTTCTGCGGCGGATGTGGTTCAATGAGGTGGATAAAATCCACTCTATGGTGCTATTTAACGGATTTGGGTTACAATATTGATAAGACAGGCATCATGACCCCTGATATGCCAGTAACTCCTGAAGAACAGACAGAACCTGATATTGATTCTTTATCAGCAGAGGAGCCATTGGGGAAATTAAATTTTTCAAAAGACACATTTACTATGATAGATGACTATATGGCATTTATGAAAGATCCCAACAGGATCAACGGATATTTTACCATAACCATTCCCAAAAAGGCTCTGATGAAATATGCACATGATAATGATGGAAGCCCTAACTCCATCATTGCCGCTGCACTGTTCAAAATGTGTGTGAAAGTTTTTCCAGATAAAAGTAAATTTACAGTCGGAATAGCCAACAATTACCGTAACGATGTCGGTTGTCCGGAAACCTACCGGGACATGGTCAGACAGATGTATGTACAGTACGATATCGGCATGAAAGACTGGTCCATCGAAAAACTGTCCACAGTTACAAGAAGCCGTATGTATCTCCAGATGCAGCCTGAATACAGTTGGAAGACGTGCAGAGAAGTTGAAGAATTCAGAAAGCAGATAGATGCCAGACCGGATCTTGAAAGCAAAGTCAACTATGCCGTAGACAATAGTCCTACCACCCACGGAATTCCATCCACTTTTCATATAAGCTATGTCGGAAAGGTTGAATGGGGAGCATTGGGAGCTTTTATCAGGGCTGTTTATTCGCTGACATTCGGGCATCTGCTGTTAGAAATAAATGCAACTGACGAGAATTTCTGTATAAACTTTCAGACGGTACGCAAGGATGATAAATATTTAAAAGAATTTCTACAGGTTCTCGATGAAGAAGGCATAAGCTATTCTGCCGGAGGATATGGAGACAGGAAACTTCCCGAAATAATATTGCCATAATTTCCCATATCTATATAGGTCTGCGCTGAAACCGCCATTGTTTAATCCTGCAGCAATGCATCGTTCATAATCACAAAAGCTGACTGCAGTAATGGACTCATTGAATTTCTGCATAAAATTGTATGAGTTCTTTACTGCAGCGCAACATTCTGATAAAACGTATGTAAACTTTTGTAACTATTCAGCAGCCAATGTCAGTAAAGTTAAGATCTGTTAGTCTGCTCCGTACCGGGAAATCATGCAACTGCATTATTTCATATATATTCTCTCTGCGTTTTTATAAAGGATCATCTGCGCATCATCCTCACTTATTCCGCAGTTTCTGACAAAATCAGCCCCACTTGTCATCCACTCTTCTTTAACCGGATAGGATGAGCCATAGATAATCTTATCTACTCCAAGTATACTCACTGCGGTTTTTATCAGTTCTTTTCCCCAGGGCTGTGAGTGTGACATTTCAAAATATATATTATTATCCAGCCATTTTCTTATATTTTCTGTCCCTGTAGTTTCAAACCTTCCTCCTCCGCTGCCGTGAGGCATCAGCATCTCCTTAAAGGCAAAATACCCTCCTCCAAGCATGGAATGGATAAACCTGAGGTTGGGGAGTTCCTCAAACATTCCTGAAAAAAGCTCCCGCCCTATAGCCGTTATCTGATCCTGGCATCTGCCGAAGGAACGTCTCAGATTGTTATAATCAGCTATGCTCGAATAATCCACCGGTAAAGGTGTATGGTGTACATAGACTGGAATTTCCATATCATTGACCTTCCTTAGGAAGTCTCTGAATATCTCATCGTCAAGATATCTCGTTCCATAATGTGCCGAGAGCTGGATTCCTTTAAGCCCAAGCTTATTTATTGACCTTTCCAGCTCTTCGAGACAACCATCATCCGCAAAAGGAGGTACTGCCGCGAGTGCTTCCATCCTGCCACCTGATGCCGCTGCATGCTTTGCTGCGGCATCATTATAAAATCTGCATAGTTCAAGGCTCATCCACTCCTGACATCCAGGAAGTTTCATGAGCGCCCTGTCTATTCCTCCTTTGTCCATATCCGAAATCTGTTTTTCAAAAGTATAATCCGACTCGAAATAATTGAGGTTATCGCAGCCAAATGGCTTCTCTATCTTTATCGCCCTGTCACCCTTATCATTTTTATAAGCAACGGCTCTCACCCCGTATTCTCTGGGAACAGACCTTATAAATTCGTCTCTGATCGTCTTATCAGAAAACAGTTCCTGTGGGAGCCAGTAAACATTCGCATCTATTGTTTTTCTCTTCATTTATTATATTACCCCAAAAGTCTTTCCAAGGCTTTTATTGCAGGTTCGGAAATCCTGTCTCCTCTCGCTGCGGATTTCTTATAGTACTCTATAGCCTTCTCAATGTCCTTTCGGACACCCGTTCCTTTTTCGTAAGCTTCACCCAGATAATAAAGACTCGTTATATCGCCCTTCTCTGCACCTATCCTGAAATATTCAAAAGCTTTTTCAACATCTTTTTTATTTCTGTAATAAATCCCCAGATGTCTGGGGGCTTTCATATCGCCCCCATCCATTGCTTTCAAAAAATATTTCATTGCCCTGTCTTCATTTCTTTCAACAAAATACCCATTCATATAGAGGATTCCAAGGTTTGTATATGCCCTTATGTATCCGGCTTTTGCCGCTCTCTCCGAAAGTTCAAAAGCCTTTTCATAATTTATCTCAAGTCCTTTATTGCCATAAAGACAGCACTCTCCTAAAATCCCCATCGATTCGGAATCGCCCCTTTTTACTCCCTCAAGCAGATCCTCAACGCTGTGAGACATAATTTACCTCCTCTAATAGCACCTGTTATTATCTGATTAACACTGTCGGATGCCGCATCTGTATGTCACATGCTGACGCATGTTCCGACAGCTGCTGGCTCCTCATATAAACACATATTTAAAGCTTAGGAACTGTTCATAAATAAATTGAACAATTTGCGCAGAGAAAATTTTCATATGCAAGGAAGAAAACGTAGACGTAGCGAGCTACGGCGAGGCTTTCTGACGAAGCATATGGAAACTTTTCTCAAGTCAAATGTTCAAGTTATTTTGTAACAGTTCCTTAGGATTCAGTCCTTTTTTGCCCCGAAAAATAATGCTGTACAAAGGCCTGTAAGAAAAGCGACTGCCGCACCGACCATCAGTCCTATAAAACCTCCGTCAACTCCTGCCGGATTTATGAAACAGGGTGTTCCGAAAATTCCGCTTGCTCCGAAAGCCCAAAGCTTTGACCCTGCAAAACCGGCAATTGCCCCTCCTATTCCTGCCGAAAGAAAGCATGAAAGCATTACTTTTTTTCTGGGAATGAGCACACCATAAAGTGAAGGTTCATTTACTCCGAAAAATGCAGATATGAGTGCCGGGATTTCTATGCTTCTCTCTTCCGCTTTCTTTTCCCTGATGATTATTCCAAGCACTGACCCCATCGTTGCAATGGATCCTGAATAGATAAGGGGATTAATTACATCATATCCATACTGTGCAATATTGATGGCAAAAAATGGTATCACTGCCCAATGAAGTCCGAACATTACAAGCACGCTCCAGAGTGAACCGATGGCAAGTCCTGCAATGCCCTCATTTATACCTACAAGGAATATCACTGCCTGACTAAGAAGATTCTGAACAAACATTGCAACAGGTCCGAATATCAGAAGTCCCAGAACACTTCCAAGGGAAGTCGTCACAAGTGGAACCGCAAATGACTGTATGACTGACGGGCATATTTTCTTTATCCATTTGTAGATATAGCTGGATATCCACGTTATCAGAATTATCGGAATAACAGATGTTGAATAATCACGAAGTATTACCGGAATTCCCAGAAAACTCAGCTGTACATCTGCTGCAAACGCCGTTCCTTCAAAAAGTGTGAACAGTGGTGTTCCTCCCGCTGCCGCCGTTATCGCAGGATAAACCAAAACTCCTCCCAATACCATTCCATAGGTTTCTTTCAGACCGAATTTTTTTGCAGCACTCCATCCGAGAATTACAGGAAAGAAATAAAATACCGAATCCCCAACAGCATTCAATATTATATAAGCTCCACTCTCACTGGTGAGAATGCCTGTAAGCTGCAGAAGTACAAGTACTGCCTTTACCATACCTCCTGCACAGAGCAAACCCAGTACCGGCGAGAATATTCCGCTCACCAGTCCTAAAAATCGTGAAAGCAGGTCATTGCTCTTCTTTCTTTTTTCTGCTGCCTTTACAAGCGCATCCTCCTCTTCTTCAGCAATGACGCCTTCTTTGAAATTTCCCTCTTTCATTACAGCGTCAAAGACCTTATTAACCTCGTTTCCAACGACTATCTGGTACTGTCCACCCTGCTTGATCAGTGTCATCACGCCTTTAAGGCTTTTTATTTTTTCATCATCTGCCTTTGTCTCATCCTTTAAAACGAATCTTACCCTGGTAACGCAATGCATTACGGATATGACATTCCCTTCTCCGCCGATATTTGCAATTATTGCTTTTGCAAGCTCTTCATAGTTTACAGATTCTTTAGCCATTTGTACCCTCCTGATTCAAATCCAATAACCTGTTTGCTTCTTTGAATTTGTCGATTATCTTTTCACTTTCCCCCGGCGGAACAGGATTTCCTATGGTTTCAAAAGAAATCCCGTAATCCTCTTTTTTTAAAAAATAATGATGAAATCCGTTTGCATATCCCGCTATTATAACCTTCTTCTCCGTTGCACTCCTGAGTTCTTCTCCGAAAGCCGAGGCCAGTTCTCCCGGAAATACGTCAAACCTCAGATTACCTATATCAATTACCTCAAATGTTATATTCAGTTTAAATGCCGGTTTTTTCAGCTCCGCTTCGCACTTCTCTATAAGGTGGGACTGAGGCATGTCGCCACACGTTTTAGTTTCACCTTTCCTGATTTTTTCGAGACTTTTCCTCAAATGCTCATGATATTTGCTTACATCCGGAGCTATCTCATGTGAAAGGCTTATTTTCCTTATTTTCCCAAGTTCTATCTCTTCATCGGTTCTGATCTCTGCAATCAGGGCACTAAGCCCGTCAGTCTCTCTCTCAAGCTCATCAAAACCCTTTCCTTTTCTGTCAAAGCGATTACTTGAATCACCTGCAGCACCGTTTATCATCACAGGATAGAATCCCCATTTTTCTCCGAGTTTTCTATCCACGTTCCCTGCAAGATCTCCGGTAAGGTACATATTTGAAGCACCCATTGCAGTTGAATGTACCGCCCAGTTAACTATTGCCGCGAAAGCATTTCCCGTTTCGTCAAAAAATTTCACTACCTGAACCTTATTATCTGACAGTTCTCCTTCATGATTCCGGTTTGAATAGTATCCCTTTACCAGCTCTGATCCATATCTTGCCGACGCTATCCTCTTATTTCCTTCTGCTTCCCTGTAAGCCCTTACTACGCTATCCATGAGAAATTCGTCATATTGGGGATTATACTGTCCAAATTCCCAGTTTCTGTGAAAATCCCTGACCGAACTGTGATCGTGCATTACCCCCAAAATGATGTTATCCCTGTCTATTCCGAAATTATCCGAAAGTCTGGTCTTTATATCCATCGCCGTTTCATCCGGAAGCTCCAGCAGATCCGCCGTCCAGAGAAACAGCTTATCCTCTCCGTTATCAAAAAGCAGGGCATTCGCAAATATGTGGTCGTGTATTCCCTTCGCCGGTTCATTTCTCAATGGTGTCTTATACCCCAGCAGGTAGAATCTGTCTGACTCATTAGGACTTATGTCGATTCTTGAATGACCGATTTTTATTACCATAAAAACAACCTTTCTTTGATATATATCTGATCTGATGATCACATTCTATCAAAGAAAGGTTTCATTTTGTTATATGCATTTGTTCTTAACTTACACCAATTTAAGATCAGGAACTGTTAACCGGTAAATTTTATTTTCTCCAGTTCTTTCCTGCTTTCCAATAACTTTGAAAATTCTTTAAGATCCCAGTTTTTTGTGAGGCTGTCATCAATATACACTAGTTCTGTCTTATCCTTGTTTATCAGTCCATCCAGCAGATCACTCTTAAGATTATGCACGAGTATATCATATTCCTCATTTTTCTTCCCACAGACTTCTGTATATTCTGCCGCCCTTATTTCCGATATGAAGCTTCCATATTCGCTCTTTATCAGATCCACGCAAAATTCCGCATGCCTGATGCCATATCTGGAGAGCACAAGAACCCGGCATTTGATCGTTTTTTTATATATTTCGTATAAAATCCTCAAAATACAATAATAGATGTCTGTGAACTGTCTTATTGAAAATTTTTGGTCATATTTATCTTCAAAAAAGCCGGATAATTCAACGCATATCTTTTTGACTATCGGGTTTGGCATTTCAAATTCCCTGGAATCCTCATCATCGGGCGTAAGATGAAAAGCCTGCCTGCTTCGGACTCCCGCCCAGCAACAAAGAATATCTTCATCATTTATATGCTCTGTTTCTGCAAATCTTTTCCCTAAAAGCCTTTTTATATCCCGGAGATCGGAACTGAGAAAGTTCACCTCATCCTCTGTAAGATAGCTCTTATCCGGAATTGTGCGAAATGCAAGCAGCAGCATTGCATAAGTCCGTATCTCGGTTTCATTCCTGATATATTCCCTGCCTGCTGCGCTGAGTATCCTTTCTGCCTCTTCTGTTATGCCGCTTCTTTCTATATACTCACTCTGTTCATCCGATATCCTTATCCCGAAAGCATAGTTTTCCCTGTTTTTTATGAGCGGTATATAATTTGTCAGTATCTGGAGATTGGTCATTTTGAAGGCAAGCCTGCTGCTTTTGTATATGGCATTGCGGACTGCATGTCTTTTTTTTCTGACGTTTTCATTCCCCAGCCCAAATACCCTGGAAAAATTTTCTTCAAGCCGCTTATAACTTTCATCCAGATTTACAAATACCTTATGCTGTGCAAGCAGGCAGAGCCTTTTTCCCCACTCGTTTCCCTCTATGGTATATCCTTCTCCTCTTTTCAGAGTGAGGATCAGATCATAATCCGCAAGATAACTCTCAATTTTTTTCAGATCCCGGCGTACCGAACTCACGGAATAAAAAAGTTCATCGCAGAGTATCTCCAGCGGGACTCTGCATTTTGAAACAAGAAGTCGTCTGATTATATAATTTGTCTTGTACTCCTGGCTCGTCTGTTTTCCAAACAGCGGATTTCCGGTTCTGTCATTTATCGCCCTGAAAAAAATCCTGGCTTTTTCCTTATTTTTT is from Lachnospiraceae bacterium C1.1 and encodes:
- the budA gene encoding acetolactate decarboxylase; this encodes MMNHNDGKFYQVSTLQALSLGFSKSVITVEELLTQGDMGLGTFEDVDGEMIVLDGKCYRAQNNGEVVPAENERGVPFAAVCRFQPQRQEILEKTDTISQLKEWLTLKIEEDFGLNSMYAVRIEGEFSKIDARSESGTKAHHVTLKDALSVTQKAFIFENIRGILVCVYFPDYMDGINASGWHLHFLSEDKKCGGHVFDMSLMKADAAFCRITSVEVKIPDTPAFDTYALKGASQDDIKSVEQGKG
- a CDS encoding amidohydrolase family protein, which produces MKRKTIDANVYWLPQELFSDKTIRDEFIRSVPREYGVRAVAYKNDKGDRAIKIEKPFGCDNLNYFESDYTFEKQISDMDKGGIDRALMKLPGCQEWMSLELCRFYNDAAAKHAAASGGRMEALAAVPPFADDGCLEELERSINKLGLKGIQLSAHYGTRYLDDEIFRDFLRKVNDMEIPVYVHHTPLPVDYSSIADYNNLRRSFGRCQDQITAIGRELFSGMFEELPNLRFIHSMLGGGYFAFKEMLMPHGSGGGRFETTGTENIRKWLDNNIYFEMSHSQPWGKELIKTAVSILGVDKIIYGSSYPVKEEWMTSGADFVRNCGISEDDAQMILYKNAERIYMK
- a CDS encoding tetratricopeptide repeat protein, whose protein sequence is MSHSVEDLLEGVKRGDSESMGILGECCLYGNKGLEINYEKAFELSERAAKAGYIRAYTNLGILYMNGYFVERNEDRAMKYFLKAMDGGDMKAPRHLGIYYRNKKDVEKAFEYFRIGAEKGDITSLYYLGEAYEKGTGVRKDIEKAIEYYKKSAARGDRISEPAIKALERLLG
- a CDS encoding PTS transporter subunit EIIC, giving the protein MAKESVNYEELAKAIIANIGGEGNVISVMHCVTRVRFVLKDETKADDEKIKSLKGVMTLIKQGGQYQIVVGNEVNKVFDAVMKEGNFKEGVIAEEEEDALVKAAEKRKKSNDLLSRFLGLVSGIFSPVLGLLCAGGMVKAVLVLLQLTGILTSESGAYIILNAVGDSVFYFFPVILGWSAAKKFGLKETYGMVLGGVLVYPAITAAAGGTPLFTLFEGTAFAADVQLSFLGIPVILRDYSTSVIPIILITWISSYIYKWIKKICPSVIQSFAVPLVTTSLGSVLGLLIFGPVAMFVQNLLSQAVIFLVGINEGIAGLAIGSLWSVLVMFGLHWAVIPFFAINIAQYGYDVINPLIYSGSIATMGSVLGIIIREKKAEERSIEIPALISAFFGVNEPSLYGVLIPRKKVMLSCFLSAGIGGAIAGFAGSKLWAFGASGIFGTPCFINPAGVDGGFIGLMVGAAVAFLTGLCTALFFGAKKD
- a CDS encoding neutral/alkaline non-lysosomal ceramidase N-terminal domain-containing protein, which encodes MVIKIGHSRIDISPNESDRFYLLGYKTPLRNEPAKGIHDHIFANALLFDNGEDKLFLWTADLLELPDETAMDIKTRLSDNFGIDRDNIILGVMHDHSSVRDFHRNWEFGQYNPQYDEFLMDSVVRAYREAEGNKRIASARYGSELVKGYYSNRNHEGELSDNKVQVVKFFDETGNAFAAIVNWAVHSTAMGASNMYLTGDLAGNVDRKLGEKWGFYPVMINGAAGDSSNRFDRKGKGFDELERETDGLSALIAEIRTDEEIELGKIRKISLSHEIAPDVSKYHEHLRKSLEKIRKGETKTCGDMPQSHLIEKCEAELKKPAFKLNITFEVIDIGNLRFDVFPGELASAFGEELRSATEKKVIIAGYANGFHHYFLKKEDYGISFETIGNPVPPGESEKIIDKFKEANRLLDLNQEGTNG
- a CDS encoding HTH domain-containing protein — its product is MTDLELRIITILQKNMTGISGAEIAKECGVSVNTARKYIGNLRYIMLENGLEIVSRTSVGFSLKVKNKEKARIFFRAINDRTGNPLFGKQTSQEYKTNYIIRRLLVSKCRVPLEILCDELFYSVSSVRRDLKKIESYLADYDLILTLKRGEGYTIEGNEWGKRLCLLAQHKVFVNLDESYKRLEENFSRVFGLGNENVRKKRHAVRNAIYKSSRLAFKMTNLQILTNYIPLIKNRENYAFGIRISDEQSEYIERSGITEEAERILSAAGREYIRNETEIRTYAMLLLAFRTIPDKSYLTEDEVNFLSSDLRDIKRLLGKRFAETEHINDEDILCCWAGVRSRQAFHLTPDDEDSREFEMPNPIVKKICVELSGFFEDKYDQKFSIRQFTDIYYCILRILYEIYKKTIKCRVLVLSRYGIRHAEFCVDLIKSEYGSFISEIRAAEYTEVCGKKNEEYDILVHNLKSDLLDGLINKDKTELVYIDDSLTKNWDLKEFSKLLESRKELEKIKFTG